One Notolabrus celidotus isolate fNotCel1 chromosome 16, fNotCel1.pri, whole genome shotgun sequence DNA window includes the following coding sequences:
- the dync1li1 gene encoding cytoplasmic dynein 1 light intermediate chain 1, with the protein MATSGRSALLSSTSAGPKNTLESTNTEDEDGQDLWSTILSEVSTHSRSKLPSGKNVLVMGEVGSGKTTMVAKLQGIEEYMKGRGLEYLYFNVHDDDIDDHTRCNAWVLDGDLYHKGLQGVAVPVDSISDTLLLITVDMSRPWNALDSLQKWAAVAREHIDKLRVTPETLRELEHRLVKQFQEYTEPGGEDGTPQRRGEDEESVLLPLGDNTLTHNLGIPVVVVCTKCDAISTLEKEHDYRDEHLDFIQSHIRRFCLQYGASLVYTSVKEMKNLDILYKYLVHRLYGFPFHCPAQVVERDAVFIPSGWDNEKKIAILHENFQSVKAEDSFEDVVVKPPVRKIVHEKEIQAEDDQVFLVKLQSLLAKQPAVTAGRPVDTTSRAPTGSPRTSNRSAAANVANAMPQSGQTSEGVLANFFNSLLTKKAGTGGPGTPGGGNNTPGTVRKSGSKLGLGDVQAELDRISSRESDSDLPNANETPATDGQDT; encoded by the exons ATGGCGACTTCAGGGAGGAGTGCGTTATTATCCTCCACCTCAGCTGGACCGAAGAACACACTGGAGAGCACCAACACAGAGGACGAGGACGGACAGGACTTATG GTCTACCATCCTGAGTGAAGTGTCAACCCATTCAAGATCGAAGCTACCGTCGGGGAAAAATGTCCTGGTCATGG gtgagGTGGGTTCAGGGAAAACCACCATGGTTGCAAAACTTCAGGGTATTGAAGAATACATGAAAGGGCGCGGGCTGGAATACCTCTACTTCAATGTCCATGACGATGACATTGATG ACCACACTAGGTGTAATGCCTGGGTGTTAGACGGCGACCTTTACCACAAAGGTCTGCAAGGAGTAGCCGTTCCAGTGGACTCAATCAGCGACACGTTGCTGCTGATAACGGTTGACATGTCACGGCCTTGGAATGCCCTGGACTCTCTCCAGAAGTGGGCTGCTGTCGCTAGGGAACACATCGACAAACTTCGGGTCACCCCGGAAACGCTGCGGGAGCTGGAGCACAGGC TTGTAAAACAGTTCCAGGAGTACACAGAGCCAGGTGGGGAGGACGGCACTCcacagaggaggggagaagaTGAGGAGAGTGTGCTGCTGCCGTTAGGAGACAACACACTAACGCATAACCTGGGAATACCAGTGGTGGTGGTCTGCACCAAG TGCGACGCCATCAGCACGTTGGAGAAGGAGCACGACTACAGAGACGAACACTTGGACTTCATCCAGTCCCACATCAGGCGCTTCTGTTTGCAGT ATGGTGCGTCTCTGGTTTACACATCAGTGAAGGAGATGAAAAACCTGGACATCCTGTACAAATATTTGGTCCACAGACTCTATGGCTTTCCATTTCACTGCCCGGCACAAGTGGTGGAAAGAGATGCCGTCTTCAT TCCATCAGGCTGGGACAACGAGAAGAAGATCGCCATACTTCATGAGAACTTCCAGTCAGTAAAGGCTGAGGACAGCTTTGAGGACGTAGTAGTCAAACCACCAGTCAGAAAG ATTGTACATGAAAAGGAGATTCAGGCAGAAGACGACCAAGTGTTTCTGGTAAAACTGCAG TCGCTGCTCGCCAAACAGCCCGCTGTGACAGCAGGGCGGCCAGTG GACACCACCAGCAGAGCACCCACTGGATCCCCCAGGACGAGTAATCGCTCTGCAGCGGCTAACGTAGCTAATGCTATGCCACAGTCAG GTCAGACTAGTGAGGGCGTATTGGCCAACTTCTTTAACAGTCTACTGACAAAGAAAGCAGGGACAGGGGGGCCCGGGACGCCAGGCGGCGGTAACAACACTCCAGGAACAGTACGCAAGTCGG GTTCCAAGCTGGGCCTGGGCGACGTACAGGCGGAGCTAGACCGCATCTCCAGTCGGGAGAGTGACTCAGACTTGCCCAATGCCAACGAGACCCCTGCCACCGATGGCCAGGACACATGA